In one Lolium rigidum isolate FL_2022 chromosome 3, APGP_CSIRO_Lrig_0.1, whole genome shotgun sequence genomic region, the following are encoded:
- the LOC124703297 gene encoding MACPF domain-containing protein CAD1-like has product MEEAAPAALRVIRSCIDALGRGFDANLDTRLLYCKGSRLVEVDDGELSSRDLVVSDGLTVPGVPKDVEFSADSGTGGQETAGPCGFYEMAGHFNKKSQIAGNLPLGSFNSAYSFTGSKKFDAMATKSLGMEGKTVSLYKVQLVRQPLTLVEEVKHAVPHSWEPSSLARFIQNYGTHVINSITIGGKDVIYIKQHTSSSLSAVEIKNYLHDLGYQRFSENETLTGSGPIRPMNKETEALGFNSQGVYPQPATTPYIPAKEDVTVIFRRRGGDDLVQSHAEWARTVNSAPDVIHMTFIPITTLFEAAIPGKDHLIRAINLYLEYKPPIEELRYFLEFQLPRVWAPVRDEHPGYQRKEPVCPSLQFSLMGKKLYISQEQVSVGRKPITGLRLCLEGAKQNRLCIQLQHLASLPKILKPYWDAHITIGALKWQGPEEQDSRWFEAVKWKNFSHVSTAPVEHHETLIGDASGAYIVTGAQLGVWDFGSKNVLYMKLLYSRVPGCTTRRSLWDHSPATTSNHPTVTPSDTAYPDLGDSSAGSSDAGKLVKIVDRSELCKGPDDMPGHWLVTGGKLGVEKGRIVLRVKYSLLNY; this is encoded by the exons ATGGAAGAGGCCGCCCCGGCGGCGCTGCGCGTGATCCGGAGCTGCATCGACGCGCTGGGGAGAGGGTTCGACGCCAACCTCGACACCAGGCTGCTCTACTGCAAGGGGTCCCGCCtcgtcgaggtcgacgacggcgagctgAGCTCCAGGGATCTGGTCGTGTCTGACGGGCTCACGGTCCCCGGTGTGCCCAAGGATGTTGAATTCTCGGCTGACAGTGGGACTGGTGGGCAGGAGACCGCCGGCCCGTGCGGCTTCTACGAG ATGGCTGGGCATTTCAACAAAAAATCCCAGATCGCAGGAAATTTACCTCTTGGAAGCTTTAATTCAGCATATAGCTTCACTGGATCCAAGAAATTTGATGCTATGGCTACCAAAAGTCTTGGGATGGAGGGGAAGACTGTTTCTTTATATAAGGTCCAACTTGTGCGACAGCCTTTAACGCTGGTAGAGGAAGTTAAGCATGCAGTTCCACACTCATGGGAACCATCATCTCTAGCAAG GTTCATTCAGAATTATGGAACACATGTCATAAATTCCATCACCATTGGTGGGAAGGATGTGATTTACATCAAGCAGCATACGTCATCATCACTTTCTGCGGTGGAAATAAAAAATTATCTACATGATCTTGGATATCAGAGGTTTTCCGAAAATGAAACCCTTACAGGCTCAGGCCCTATAAGACCAATGAATAAG GAAACAGAAGCCCTTGGGTTCAACAGCCAAGGAGTATATCCACAACCTGCAACTACACCTTATATTCCTGCAAAAGAG GATGTCACTGTGATTTTCAGAAGGAGAGGAGGAGATGATTTAGTTCAAAGTCATGCGGAATGGGCAAGAACTGTTAACTCAGCGCCTGATGTTATACATATGACTTTTATTCCTATAACAACTCTGTTCGAAGCAGCCATCCCTGGAAAAGACCATCTTATCCGGGCGATCAACCTTTATCTAGAAT ATAAACCTCCAATTGAGGAGCTGCGGTACTTCCTGGAGTTCCAGCTTCCCAGAGTTTGGGCGCCAGTTCGTGATGAGCACCCTGGCTATCAAAGAAAGGAGCCAGTGTGTCCATCCTTGCAGTTCAGCTTGATGGGGAAAAAGCTGTATATCAGCCAAGAACAG GTATCAGTTGGTCGCAAGCCAATAACTGGCCTAAGGTTATGCTTGGAAGGTGCTAAGCAGAATAGGCTATGCATCCAACTGCAGCATCTAGCATCTCTTCCAAAGATTCTCAAGCCTTACTGGGATGCACACATCACCATCGGCGCGCTGAAATGGCAGGGGCCAGAGGAGCAGGACAGCCGCTGGTTCGAGGCAGTGAAGTGGAAGAATTTTTCCCACGTCAGCACAGCTCCAGTGGAACACCATGAGACACTCATCGGTGACGCCTCCGGCGCGTATATTGTCACTGGGGCGCAGCTCGGGGTGTGGGACTTTGGATCGAAGAACGTCCTGTACATGAAGCTTCTCTACTCAAGGGTGCCCGGCTGCACCACCCGGAGATCGCTGTGGGATCATAGCCCTGCCACCACCAGCAACCATCCGACGGTTACCCCTTCTGACACCGCCTATCCGGATCTGGGGGACTCGAGTGCAGGCTCAAGCGATGCGGGGAAGCTCGTGAAAATAGTGGACAGGTCGGAGCTGTGCAAAGGCCCCGATGACATGCCAGGGCACTGGCTGGTGACCGGTGGGAAGCTTGGCGTTGAGAAGGGCAGGATTGTTCTGAGAGTGAAGTATTCCTTGCTGAATTACTGA